One Neoarius graeffei isolate fNeoGra1 chromosome 19, fNeoGra1.pri, whole genome shotgun sequence genomic region harbors:
- the stag1b gene encoding cohesin subunit SA-1 yields MINSEFPILQDSSNESGQGDTVSLSLSVSELEDTGEGKGKKKRGRPGRPPQAASKKARKSPVDKGGRRPNGMAQQNGDGGDPTTLFEVVKLGKSAMQSVVDDWIESYKQDRDMALLDLINFFIQCSGCKGTVRIEMFRNMQNAEIIRKMTEEFDEDSGDYPLTIAGPQWKKFRYNFCEFIGVLIRQCQYSIIYDEYMMDTVISLLTGLSDSQVRAFRHTSTLAAMKLMTALVNVALNLSINQDNTQRQYEAERNKVAGKRATDKLELLLEKRKELQENQDEIENMMNSIFKGIFVHRYRDAIAEIRAICIEEIGVWMKLYSDAFLNDSYLKYVGWTLHDRQGEVRLKCLKALQTLYTNRGLFPKLELFTNRFKDRIVSMTLDKEYDVAVEAIRLVTLILHGSEDALSNEDCENVYHLVYSAHRPVAVAAGEFLHRKLFSRHDPQAEEALAKRRGRNSPNGNLIRMLVLFFLESELHEHAAYLVDSLWDSSQELLKDWDCMIELLLEEPVQGEEVLGDRHESALIELMVCTIRQAAEAHPPVGRGTGKRVLTAKEKKTQIDDKNKLTEHFIIALPMLLSKYQADAEKVANLLQIPQYFDLEVYSSGRMEKHLDALLKQIKLVVEKHTETEVLEACSKTYSILCSEEYTIMNRVDIARSQLIDELSDRFNHSVEDLLQEGDEADDDDIYSVLSSLKKLTAFHNAHDLTKWDLFKNCYRLLKMGIEQGSMPEQIAVQALQCSHYSILWQLVRITEGSPSKDDLLALRRVVKSFLAVCQQCLSNVNTPVKEQAFMLLCDLLMIFSHQLTTGSREALQPLVFNPDNTLQSELLSFVLDHVFIDQDDENQSMEGDEEDEANKIEALHKRRNLLAAFSKLIIYDIVDMPAAADIFKHYMKYYNDYGDIIKETLSKTRQTDKIQCAKTLILSLQQLFNELVQDQGPNLDRTSSHVSGIKELARRFALTFGLDQIKTREAVATLHKDGIDFAFKFPNPKGADYPPPNLAFLEVLCEFSSKLLRQDKKTVHSYLEKFMTEYMMERREDVWLPLIAYRNSLLTGGDEDRMSVTTGSTTSRASTVRSKRGRPPLHKKRTDAAADESIDSSWVMRNDTIQTPGGLQTPQLTSTVLRENPRQAAEHVPDQDSSEPGSEPDYIHNPQMQMSWLDQQKMEEVNRKERGGMNYMKARSGGVRQQVRGLMEDDAEPIFEDVMMSSRGQLEDMNEEFEDTMVIDLPPSRNRRERAELRPDFFDSTAIIEDDSGFGMQMF; encoded by the exons ATGATTAACTCGGAGTTCCCCATTTTACA GGATTCGTCTAATGAGTCAGGACAGGGAGACACGGTGAGTCTGAGTCTGAGCGTCAGTGAGCTGGAGGACACTGGAGAGGGAAAAGGGAAGAAGAAGAGAGGACGGCCAGGAAGACCCCCG CAAGCAGCCAGTAAGAAAGCTCGTAAGTCTCCAGTAGACAAGGGGGGCAGGAGGCCGAATGGCATGGCACAGCAGAACGGAGACGGCGGAGACCCCACTACACTGTTTGAGGTGGTCAAACTGGGCAAGAGCGCCATGCAG TCCGTTGTTGATGACTGGATCGAGTCATACAAACAGGACCGAGATATGGCTCTTCTGGATCTGATCAACTTCTTCATACAGTGCTCTGGgtgtaaag GTACTGTAAGAATTGAGATGTTCAGAAATATGCAGAATGCAGAAATTATCAGAAAGATGACAGAAGAGTTTGATGAG GATAGTGGTGATTACCCGCTCACCATCGCTGGGCCTCAGTGGAAGAAGTTCCGCTATAACTTCTGCGAGTTCATTGGTGTTCTGATCCGTCAATGTCAGTACAGTATTATCTATGATGAGTACATGATGGACACCGTCATCTCGCTCCTCACTGGCCTGTCCGACTCGCAGGTCCGAGCCTTCAGACACACCTCCACCCTCGCAG CGATGAAGCTGATGACGGCACTGGTGAACGTGGCTCTGAACCTCAGCATCAACCAGGACAACACGCAGAGACAGTACGAGGCCGAGCGGAACAAAGTCGCTGGGAAAAGAGCCACCGACAAGCTGGAGCTGCTGCTGGAGAAGAGGAAGGAG TTGCAAGAGAACCAAGATGAGATTGAGAACATGATGAACTCCATCTTCAAAGGAATTTTCGTTCATCGCTACAG AGATGCGATTGCTGAGATCAGAGCTATCTGCATTGAAGAGATCGGCGTGTGGATGAAGCTGTACAGCGACGCCTTTCTCAATGACAGCTATCTTAAGTATGTGGGCTGGACATTGCACGACCGG CAAGGAGAAGTCCGACTCAAGTGTCTCAAAGCACTTCAGACGCTCTACACAAACAGAGGACTTTTCCCCAAACTGGAACTCTTCACTAATCGCTTTAAG GACCGTATTGTCTCAATGACTCTAGATAAAGAGTACGATGTAGCCGTGGAGGCGATTCGCCTCGTCACTCTGATCCTGCA TGGCAGTGAGGATGCTCTCTCTAATGAAGACTGTGAGAACGTCTATCACCTGGTCTACTCTGCCCATCGACCTGTCGCTGTGGCTGCAGGAGAGTTCCTTCACAGGAA GCTGTTCAGTCGACATGACCCGCAGGCGGAGGAGGCTCTCGCTAAACGCCGTGGCAGGAACAGCCCTAATGGCAACCTCATCAGAATGCTGGTGCTCTTCTTCCTCGAGAGTGAG CTTCATGAGCATGCAGCATATCTGGTGGACAGTTTGTGGGACAGCTCTCAGGAACTGCTAAAGGACTGGGACTGTATGATTGAGCTGCTGCTGGAGGAACCTGTACAGGGAGAGGAAG TGCTGGGAGACAGACATGAGAGCGCTCTGATTGAGTTAATGGTGTGCACCATCAGACAAGCGGCTGAGGCTCACCCCCCTGTGGGCCGGGGAACAGGGAAGAGG GTTCTCACTgctaaagaaaagaaaactcagaTTGATGATAAGAACAAACTGACCGAGCACTTCATCATTGCATTGCCCATGCTGCTGTCAAAG TATCAGGCAGATGCTGAAAAAGTGGCTAACCTCCTGCAGATCCCTCAGTACTTTGACCTGGAGGTGTACAGCTCCGGCCGAATGGAAAAG CATCTAGATGCCCTTCTGAAGCAGATCAAGCTGGTGGTGGAGAAGCATACGGAGACAGAAGTTTTGGAGGCATGCAGTAAGACGTACAGCATCCTGTGCAGTGAGGAATACACCATCATGAACCGTGTGGACATCGCCCGGAGCCAGCTCATTGACGAGCTCTCCGACCGCTTCAACCACTCTGTGGAGGACCTGCTGCAGGAG GGAGATGAagctgatgatgatgacatctacAGTGTTCTCTCATCCCTGAAGAAACTCACTGCTTTCCATAA TGCTCACGACCTAACGAAGTGGGACTTGTTTAAAAACTGCTACCGGTTGCTGAAGATGGGGATAGAGCAGGGCTCGATGCCAGAGCAG ATTGCAGTGCAGGCTCTTCAGTGTTCTCATTACTCCATCCTTTGGCAGCTGGTGCGCATCACTGAGGGTTCTCCATCCAAG gatgaCCTTCTCGCTCTCAGAAGAGTGGTGAAGTCCTTCTTGGCCGTGTGTCAGCAGTGTCTGTCAAATGTGAACACTCCTGTGAAAGAACAG GCGTTCATGCTGCTGTGTGACCTGCTGATGATCTTCAGTCACCAGCTGACCACGGGAAGCAGAGAGGCCCTGCAGCCACTGGTGTTTAATCCTGACAACACGCTACAGAGTGAGCTGCTCAGCTTCGTGCTCGATCATGTCTTTATCGACCAGGACGATGAAAACCAGAGCATGG AGGGTGATGAGGAAGATGAAGCAAATAAAATTGAGGCTTTACACAAGAGGAGGAATCTGCTCGCTGCCTTCAGTAAGCTGATCATTTATGATATAGTGGACATGCCCGCGGCAGCAGACATCTTTAAACACTATATGAAG TACTATAATGATTATGGTGATATCATCAAGGAGACCCTGAGTAagaccagacagacagataagATCCAGTGTGCCAAAACTCTCATACTCAGTTTGCAGCAG CTCTTTAATGAGCTTGTGCAGGATCAGGGGCCAAATTTGGACCGAACTTCTTCCCATGTGAGTGGCATTAAAGAGCTGGCTCGCCGTTTTGCTCTGACTTTCGGACTGGACCAAATCAAAACTAGAGAGGCTGTGGCGACTTTGCACAA GGATGGAATCgattttgcattcaagtttccgaACCCTAAAGGAGCAGACTATCCTCCACCCAACCTGGCTTTCTTGGAAGTGTTGTGCGAGTTCTCCTCAAAACTCCTCCGTCAGGATAAAAAGACTGT CCACTCGTACCTGGAGAAGTTCATGACGGAGTATATGATGGAGCGGAGGGAGGATGTGTGGTTGCCACTGATCGCCTACAGGAACTCTCTGCTAACGGGAGGTGATGAGGACCGCATGTCTGTGACGACGGGCAGCACGACGAGCCGAGCCAGCACCGTACGCAGCAAGAGGGGCCGACCGCCACTACATAAGAAACGTACTGATG cagcagCAGACGAGAGCATAGATAGCTCATGGGTGATGCGTAATGACACAATTCAGACTCCTGGAGGTCTGCAGACACCGCAGCTCACCTCCACAGTGCTAAGGGAGAACCCACGCCAAGCAGCAGAACACGTCCCTGACCAGGACTCATCTGAGCCTGGCTCTGAACCTGACTACATTCACAA tccacAGATGCAGATGTCATGGCTGGACCAGCAGAAGATGGAGGAGGTAAACAGGAAAGAGAGAGGAGGAATGAACTACATGAAGGCGCGGAGTGGAGGCGTACGGCAACAAGT GCGGGGCTTAATGGAGGACGATGCTGAGCCCATCTTCGAGGATGTGATGATGTCATCGCGTGGACAATTGGAGGACATGAATGAGGAGTTTGAGGACACCATGGTGATAGATCTG CCGCCATCGAGAAACAGACGTGAGAGAGCCGAACTCAGACCGGACTTTTTTGACTCTACAGCAATTATAGAAGATGATTCA GGATTTGGTATGCAGATGTTTTGA